A window of Methanolobus sediminis contains these coding sequences:
- a CDS encoding winged helix-turn-helix transcriptional regulator has product MVVVVPSAGEPYVQPHGSTFDSQKDTTGFQGTYHFWDLPLYFKIIAVGAIILGLGWKLIALLTAWAKKDPNNENRQKILQFIEDNPGSTVNIIESDLGIKRGTVRYHVSNLKDAGKILMFRNGNYVSLFRNESALWNKNHRRIEPHLPGSTCKKVCRMIYEQPGITNMELCEKLGLSKGAVSSHIRTLEDIDCLEVETSGKFKNYFLREGYHPDELPLFERIR; this is encoded by the coding sequence TTGGTTGTAGTTGTACCTTCTGCCGGGGAACCTTATGTTCAACCACATGGTTCAACATTTGATTCACAGAAAGATACAACTGGTTTCCAAGGGACATATCATTTCTGGGATCTTCCATTATATTTTAAAATCATAGCAGTCGGAGCTATCATCCTCGGCCTCGGTTGGAAACTCATCGCTCTTCTTACAGCGTGGGCTAAAAAAGACCCCAATAATGAGAATCGTCAGAAGATACTCCAGTTCATTGAGGATAATCCCGGTAGTACAGTAAATATAATAGAGAGTGATCTTGGCATCAAGCGTGGGACTGTACGGTATCATGTGAGCAATCTCAAGGATGCAGGCAAGATCCTTATGTTCAGGAACGGGAACTATGTGAGCCTGTTCAGGAATGAAAGTGCCCTGTGGAACAAGAACCACAGACGTATCGAACCACATTTGCCAGGTTCAACATGCAAGAAAGTATGCCGCATGATATATGAGCAACCTGGAATTACCAATATGGAGCTTTGCGAAAAACTCGGTCTTTCCAAGGGTGCAGTGAGTTCGCATATCAGGACACTTGAGGATATAGATTGCCTTGAAGTGGAAACAAGTGGTAAGTTTAAGAACTACTTTTTAA
- a CDS encoding peptidase domain-containing protein, which yields MKRIAIAFLVFLLCVSVASASSSETAIDAVSSGSDSGIGILSVSYTITQGQTNWHYKPITSSVQSFNVDLNWGDKTDSLKLYIYDPSYNLIGYYYDSADGKRDGRINIDVVDNSGIEQGTWTCRVYGYSVSGTEDYSI from the coding sequence ATGAAAAGAATAGCAATAGCATTTCTAGTATTCTTGCTCTGCGTTTCCGTCGCAAGTGCAAGCTCATCCGAAACAGCAATAGATGCAGTATCATCCGGGTCTGATAGTGGTATTGGCATATTATCCGTAAGCTACACAATTACTCAGGGCCAGACAAATTGGCACTACAAACCAATTACTAGTAGTGTTCAAAGTTTCAATGTTGACTTGAATTGGGGTGATAAGACAGATTCATTGAAACTTTACATATACGATCCAAGTTACAATTTAATTGGTTATTATTATGACTCTGCAGATGGAAAAAGAGATGGACGCATCAATATAGATGTAGTTGATAATTCTGGAATTGAACAGGGAACTTGGACTTGTCGTGTATATGGTTATTCCGTTAGTGGGACAGAAGATTATTCTATTTAA
- the hdrA2 gene encoding CoB-CoM heterodisulfide reductase HdrA2, whose translation MRIGVYICHCGLNIAHTINVESLRDKVSELNDVAVVKNIQFMCSDSGQDSIVQDITDLDLNHILVAACSPHLHEQTFKRVLEKAGLNPFMLEMVNIREQCSWVHMDNPQMATQKAFDLIRMGIARLKLLDPLQLKKVPVRKDVMVIGGGVAGIEAALTLANSGHHVIMVEKEPTIGGKMALLNEVFPTNDCSICVLAPKMTDVNQHPNIDLITLAEVTEVSGPVGNFNVTVTRKPRYVDEDKCKGCVDECGRVCPVEVPNRFDSGLGKTKAINMPIPQAVPQVVYIDNEYCVGCGLCKLACPADAINYHQKEEKLEFTVGAIILSTGYSHFDASRKPEYGYGIYPDVITNMELERLLNAAGPTKGRVLSPSTLTVPEKVSFIQCVGSRDEQVGNPYCSRVCCMSSMKNAQLLKERYPDVDITIHYIDVRASGEMYEEYYIRSQEMGINFVRGKVGEILKDSDGKLKLRYEDTLSSELFEEPTDLVVLATGMENVKDADKISRVLNLTRRTDRFFSIAHPKMRPVDSHVKGIYIAGCASGPKEIQVSIAQGSGAAAKAMQLLSKGELEMDPLSAHVNPDKCIGCGICVDVCKFNKITMIDRKAVVDELSCMGCGACSASCPADAIWMRNSTDAQIMAQIHAATEVKSESPLIVAFLCNWCSYTCADLAGTSRIQYPTNIRVIRVMCAGRVDPSFVLEALEHGADGVLVAGCRLGECHYIFANYNAKQRMEALKEVLADVGIDPGRLSVEWISASEGERFANSIEGFVDYLKKIGPIGSELKEAEQ comes from the coding sequence ATGCGAATCGGAGTTTATATCTGCCATTGCGGACTGAATATCGCACACACCATCAACGTAGAATCACTCAGAGATAAGGTCAGTGAACTAAATGATGTTGCGGTGGTCAAGAACATACAGTTCATGTGTTCCGATTCGGGACAGGACTCCATTGTCCAGGACATAACCGACCTTGATCTTAATCACATACTTGTTGCAGCCTGTTCCCCTCACCTGCATGAGCAGACTTTTAAGAGAGTGCTTGAAAAAGCAGGTCTCAATCCATTTATGCTGGAAATGGTCAATATCCGTGAGCAGTGCTCCTGGGTCCACATGGATAATCCGCAGATGGCAACCCAGAAGGCATTCGACCTCATCCGAATGGGTATTGCCAGGCTCAAACTACTTGACCCGTTACAGCTAAAAAAAGTTCCTGTCAGAAAAGATGTAATGGTGATTGGTGGAGGCGTTGCTGGAATTGAAGCCGCACTCACACTTGCAAATTCCGGTCATCATGTAATAATGGTTGAGAAAGAACCCACCATCGGCGGAAAGATGGCACTGCTCAATGAGGTTTTTCCAACCAATGACTGTTCTATCTGTGTACTGGCACCAAAGATGACAGATGTGAACCAGCACCCGAACATTGATCTCATAACACTTGCAGAAGTTACCGAAGTAAGCGGCCCTGTTGGAAATTTTAACGTAACGGTAACCAGAAAACCAAGATATGTTGACGAAGATAAATGCAAAGGCTGTGTGGATGAATGCGGACGTGTATGTCCTGTAGAAGTTCCAAACCGATTTGATTCAGGTCTTGGAAAAACAAAAGCAATCAACATGCCAATTCCACAGGCAGTTCCTCAGGTAGTTTATATTGACAATGAATACTGCGTAGGATGCGGACTATGCAAACTGGCATGTCCTGCCGATGCTATTAACTACCACCAGAAAGAGGAAAAACTCGAATTCACTGTGGGAGCGATCATACTTTCAACCGGCTACAGTCATTTCGATGCAAGCAGGAAGCCGGAATATGGTTACGGAATCTACCCTGATGTAATTACCAATATGGAACTGGAACGCCTGCTAAACGCTGCCGGGCCCACAAAAGGCAGGGTACTTTCACCTTCAACACTCACGGTTCCTGAAAAAGTATCCTTTATCCAGTGTGTAGGTTCAAGGGATGAACAGGTTGGAAATCCATACTGTTCAAGGGTATGCTGCATGTCGAGCATGAAAAATGCCCAGCTGCTCAAGGAAAGATACCCTGATGTTGATATTACAATCCATTACATTGATGTCCGTGCATCCGGTGAGATGTACGAGGAATACTACATACGCAGCCAGGAAATGGGAATAAATTTCGTCCGTGGAAAAGTCGGAGAAATTCTTAAGGATTCTGATGGCAAACTGAAACTTAGATATGAGGACACATTAAGCAGCGAACTGTTCGAAGAACCAACAGACCTTGTTGTCCTTGCAACCGGAATGGAGAACGTCAAAGATGCTGACAAGATTTCAAGGGTATTGAATCTTACAAGACGTACAGACCGTTTCTTCTCCATCGCTCACCCGAAAATGAGACCGGTGGATTCACACGTAAAAGGAATATACATAGCAGGATGCGCATCCGGTCCTAAAGAGATACAGGTTTCCATTGCACAGGGAAGTGGAGCAGCAGCCAAAGCAATGCAGTTGCTTTCAAAGGGTGAGCTTGAAATGGACCCACTCAGTGCCCACGTGAATCCTGACAAATGTATTGGATGTGGAATTTGTGTCGATGTCTGTAAATTCAATAAGATCACAATGATCGACCGCAAAGCAGTGGTTGACGAACTCTCATGCATGGGATGCGGAGCTTGCAGTGCATCGTGTCCTGCTGATGCCATATGGATGCGTAACAGCACCGATGCACAGATAATGGCCCAAATACATGCTGCAACAGAAGTCAAATCAGAATCACCACTAATAGTTGCTTTCCTCTGCAACTGGTGCAGTTACACATGTGCTGACCTTGCAGGAACTTCAAGGATACAGTACCCGACCAACATCCGCGTAATCCGCGTCATGTGTGCAGGACGTGTTGACCCTTCTTTTGTTCTCGAAGCACTGGAACATGGTGCAGACGGAGTGCTAGTCGCAGGCTGTCGTCTTGGAGAGTGCCACTATATTTTCGCAAATTATAATGCAAAACAAAGGATGGAAGCTTTAAAAGAAGTCCTTGCAGATGTCGGAATAGACCCTGGACGTCTCAGTGTTGAATGGATATCAGCTTCCGAAGGCGAAAGGTTTGCAAATTCCATCGAAGGCTTTGTTGATTACCTGAAGAAGATCGGCCCTATAGGTTCTGAACTTAAGGAGGCTGAACAATGA
- a CDS encoding 4Fe-4S binding protein, with amino-acid sequence MTEECRENSLCVEKDMDMDGSHFIYRQISSKSIKFLDFDYKRCVGCGICVDICPTKALELGPIQEISTGLDAPPVMMDLEKCTFCSMCANFCPVHAFKMTEEGELPEKEEFPTFDSYVRMNEKCLPCALCKAACPEEAIEVEFTFPKKEEIAPFKDGAEGEIEIDTEKCNFCGLCAELCEAFLLIEKEKTPTDPQPFDMLLVDEEKCDYCVLCQDLCPEDAIKVKGEKRGEAPEIEGNVTVDDDKCTRCTWCQVVCPYDAVDIKKQFEGELSLIEVNVDKCDPQGCHGCFNVCPSHLWYVPEEGAKIAAKSDYCTYCGACVNACPKDVMTVSRTKVNHTPVTDSPWAEQWNDAIDSMITGKRKHPDVSRTLDVEPEAHKEHVEVELPQVDGSLLKLAKERIEKAKPLLDNVKLRMMIEKEDPEKVSNEIKKRLN; translated from the coding sequence ATGACCGAAGAGTGCAGGGAGAATTCACTCTGTGTTGAGAAAGACATGGATATGGATGGCTCACATTTCATCTACCGTCAGATAAGCAGCAAATCCATTAAGTTCCTTGATTTTGATTACAAAAGATGTGTTGGCTGTGGAATTTGTGTAGATATCTGCCCGACCAAAGCCCTGGAACTTGGCCCTATACAGGAAATATCCACTGGCCTGGATGCACCACCTGTGATGATGGACCTTGAGAAATGCACATTCTGTTCCATGTGTGCCAATTTCTGTCCGGTTCATGCTTTCAAAATGACAGAAGAAGGTGAACTTCCTGAGAAGGAAGAGTTCCCTACATTCGATTCATATGTAAGGATGAACGAGAAATGCCTTCCATGCGCACTCTGCAAGGCTGCATGTCCTGAGGAAGCCATTGAAGTAGAATTCACTTTCCCGAAGAAAGAAGAGATTGCACCATTTAAGGACGGTGCAGAAGGCGAGATTGAGATCGATACCGAGAAATGTAATTTCTGCGGACTCTGCGCTGAACTCTGTGAAGCATTCCTTCTTATTGAAAAGGAGAAAACTCCAACTGACCCGCAACCATTTGATATGCTCCTGGTTGACGAGGAAAAATGTGATTACTGTGTGCTCTGCCAGGATCTATGTCCTGAAGATGCCATCAAGGTCAAAGGTGAGAAACGAGGCGAAGCTCCTGAGATCGAAGGGAACGTTACAGTAGATGACGATAAATGTACACGCTGCACCTGGTGTCAGGTTGTCTGTCCTTATGACGCTGTGGATATTAAAAAGCAATTCGAAGGCGAGCTAAGTCTGATTGAAGTTAACGTTGACAAGTGTGACCCACAGGGCTGTCATGGGTGTTTTAATGTCTGCCCTTCTCATTTATGGTATGTACCGGAAGAAGGAGCAAAGATAGCAGCAAAGTCTGACTACTGTACTTATTGTGGTGCATGTGTCAATGCATGTCCCAAAGATGTCATGACAGTTTCCAGAACAAAGGTGAATCACACACCTGTCACTGATTCTCCGTGGGCAGAACAGTGGAATGATGCAATAGACTCCATGATTACCGGAAAGAGAAAACATCCTGATGTTTCCAGAACCCTTGATGTTGAGCCTGAAGCACACAAGGAACACGTTGAAGTTGAACTACCACAGGTTGATGGTTCACTGCTAAAGCTTGCAAAAGAGCGTATAGAAAAGGCAAAGCCATTGCTTGATAATGTAAAACTGCGAATGATGATCGAAAAGGAGGATCCTGAAAAGGTCAGTAATGAAATTAAAAAGAGGTTGAACTGA
- a CDS encoding molybdopterin-dependent oxidoreductase produces MKETIYQTICPGCGIGCGLYIRKNADGKLSIDHMKSSPVNLGKLCRFGMKLPHYYAKENNAVNLVNGSSAVAETAIKAAVEILKEADSSSIALLSVGNTTNEEQMAFTKLAATLETIVQTGVSSECLNVPMASLVEIENAKRIVLFIDPYVQYPLIVRRLLAAKKNGASIVAVGTQPLNLADETLDLKPENHDELKLDSESLIIADIHPNSDIMLAKSLLALAQKTYAKIQFMRPFMNSFGTGLSGDQESKKVGLAELLEDIELGNIRTLVVLDSDPIELMPDNEAAVESLKKLNNLIVISSRSSPITEFANVVIASEPVYSKAGTFLNTEGKLLENSGAGKAGVDALSLLNAGIGGKAFTYDEMNYLVLKAIEAQKEKRSVVTECSVSVDGVSSPEIPEGMYELKYLYNPFMWFDQQDDNDFVLLNRNTVRKLGLKKGGCVNLKSNRGELKMRFRVEALPNGLVLTAKKLPVARGTSTIVSMEGC; encoded by the coding sequence ATGAAGGAAACAATATACCAGACTATCTGCCCAGGATGTGGTATAGGATGCGGACTTTACATCAGGAAAAATGCTGATGGTAAATTAAGTATTGATCACATGAAAAGCAGTCCTGTAAATCTGGGAAAACTTTGCAGATTTGGAATGAAGCTTCCACATTACTATGCTAAAGAGAACAATGCTGTAAATCTGGTAAATGGATCAAGTGCTGTGGCTGAAACTGCTATCAAGGCAGCAGTTGAGATATTAAAGGAAGCTGACAGCAGCAGTATTGCTCTGTTATCCGTTGGAAATACTACCAATGAAGAACAGATGGCATTTACAAAGCTGGCTGCTACATTAGAGACTATTGTTCAGACTGGTGTAAGTTCAGAGTGTCTGAATGTTCCTATGGCATCACTTGTTGAGATTGAAAATGCAAAAAGAATCGTGCTTTTCATTGACCCTTACGTCCAGTATCCTCTTATTGTCAGAAGACTACTTGCAGCTAAGAAAAATGGTGCAAGTATAGTGGCTGTTGGAACACAACCATTAAACCTGGCTGATGAAACTCTTGATTTGAAACCAGAGAACCATGATGAACTGAAACTCGACAGCGAGTCATTGATAATTGCAGATATCCATCCAAATTCAGATATAATGCTGGCAAAGAGCCTTCTTGCTCTTGCTCAGAAGACCTATGCAAAGATTCAGTTCATGAGACCTTTCATGAACAGTTTTGGAACTGGACTTTCAGGAGACCAGGAAAGTAAGAAGGTAGGTCTTGCAGAACTGCTTGAGGATATTGAGCTTGGAAATATCAGGACACTTGTAGTTTTGGATAGCGATCCAATCGAACTTATGCCTGATAATGAAGCTGCTGTTGAATCATTGAAGAAGCTCAATAACCTGATCGTTATCAGTTCAAGAAGCAGCCCAATTACTGAATTTGCGAACGTTGTGATTGCCAGTGAACCTGTTTACAGTAAAGCCGGTACTTTCCTTAATACTGAAGGAAAACTTCTGGAGAACAGCGGTGCAGGAAAAGCCGGTGTGGATGCACTTTCATTGCTTAATGCTGGTATCGGTGGAAAAGCTTTCACTTATGATGAGATGAACTATCTTGTGCTCAAAGCAATTGAAGCTCAGAAAGAAAAAAGGTCAGTTGTTACTGAATGTTCAGTTTCTGTAGATGGTGTTTCTTCACCTGAAATTCCAGAAGGCATGTACGAGTTAAAGTATCTCTATAATCCTTTCATGTGGTTTGACCAGCAGGATGACAATGATTTTGTTCTCCTTAACAGGAACACAGTCAGGAAACTCGGCCTGAAGAAAGGTGGATGTGTAAATCTGAAGAGTAACAGAGGCGAGCTTAAGATGAGATTCAGAGTGGAAGCACTTCCGAACGGTCTTGTGCTTACAGCAAAGAAACTTCCTGTAGCTAGAGGAACATCAACTATCGTATCAATGGAGGGATGCTAA
- a CDS encoding Coenzyme F420 hydrogenase/dehydrogenase, beta subunit C-terminal domain — MIEVGDKVIGYSTDPGVRNKGASGGLVTAILAAALEKGLVEEVVVLKHINEYEAIPIITSDVEDVLASAGSMHTVPVNLAKYAVGKNVAMPGKPCDIRGVIEQAKRNEVNIDNTYLIGLNCGGTMYPVQTQEMLINMYDIDPEDVKGENIEKGNLIFRTKSGEEKGISIDELEEAGYGRRVSCRYCDVKIPVNADLACGNWGVIGELSGNATFCEVMNEKGVRLLENAIDAGYIEIEPASEKAIAIREKVNNVMLSMGEKWSEKIFTEIPDGERTQYYMEQFADCINCGACKEVCPVCTCGEDSKCTMYHNLEDNYRMSMFHMVRLMHLSDSCIGCGQCTDVCPVDIPLTTIFRRFADKSQKKYNYKAGMTLERPPFLEVMPR, encoded by the coding sequence ATGATAGAAGTCGGAGACAAAGTTATAGGTTATTCAACCGACCCTGGAGTTCGCAACAAGGGAGCTTCCGGTGGTCTTGTTACGGCAATTCTTGCAGCAGCTCTTGAAAAGGGACTTGTGGAAGAAGTTGTTGTTCTCAAACACATCAACGAGTACGAGGCAATACCAATAATCACCAGTGATGTTGAAGACGTACTTGCATCAGCAGGCAGTATGCACACTGTTCCTGTGAACCTTGCAAAGTATGCTGTTGGCAAGAACGTTGCCATGCCTGGAAAACCCTGTGATATCAGGGGTGTTATTGAGCAGGCAAAGCGTAACGAGGTCAATATTGACAACACATATCTTATTGGCCTGAACTGCGGAGGAACAATGTACCCTGTTCAGACCCAGGAGATGCTCATCAATATGTACGATATCGACCCCGAGGATGTCAAAGGTGAGAATATCGAGAAAGGAAATCTCATATTCAGGACAAAGTCCGGTGAGGAAAAGGGCATTTCCATTGATGAGCTTGAGGAAGCTGGATACGGTAGGCGTGTAAGCTGCCGTTACTGTGATGTCAAGATCCCTGTCAACGCTGATCTTGCATGTGGTAACTGGGGTGTTATCGGTGAGCTTTCTGGAAACGCAACCTTCTGTGAAGTAATGAACGAGAAAGGTGTCCGTCTTCTTGAGAATGCCATTGATGCAGGCTACATAGAGATAGAGCCCGCAAGTGAAAAGGCCATAGCTATCAGAGAAAAAGTGAACAATGTCATGCTTTCCATGGGTGAAAAGTGGTCAGAGAAGATATTCACTGAAATTCCTGACGGGGAACGTACCCAGTATTACATGGAACAATTTGCCGATTGTATTAACTGCGGTGCCTGTAAGGAAGTCTGTCCTGTATGTACCTGCGGTGAGGATTCAAAGTGTACAATGTATCATAATCTTGAGGATAATTACAGGATGAGCATGTTCCACATGGTTCGTCTGATGCATCTGTCTGATAGTTGTATTGGCTGTGGTCAGTGTACTGATGTCTGTCCAGTGGATATACCATTAACAACTATCTTCAGGCGTTTTGCAGACAAGTCGCAGAAAAAGTACAACTACAAGGCCGGAATGACACTTGAGAGGCCCCCATTCCTGGAGGTGATGCCAAGATGA
- a CDS encoding hydrogenase iron-sulfur subunit: MKMTENKQWEPKIVAFCCNWCSYGGADTAGMGRFQQPASLRIIRVMCSGRIDPLHVFNAFLEGADAVLVTGCHLGDCHYVNGNYKTQVRYDFMEDMIKELGLEPERLHLSWISASEGEKFANFVREVTEQVRKLGPSPLKPEGVN, from the coding sequence ATGAAAATGACAGAGAATAAACAATGGGAACCAAAGATAGTCGCATTCTGCTGTAACTGGTGTAGTTATGGTGGGGCTGACACTGCAGGAATGGGAAGATTTCAGCAGCCTGCCTCACTCCGTATTATTCGTGTCATGTGTTCTGGAAGAATTGACCCGTTACATGTGTTCAATGCATTCCTTGAAGGTGCTGATGCAGTTCTTGTAACAGGATGCCACCTTGGAGATTGTCACTACGTTAATGGAAATTACAAGACTCAGGTCAGGTACGATTTCATGGAAGACATGATAAAGGAACTCGGTCTTGAACCTGAAAGACTCCACCTGAGCTGGATAAGTGCCAGTGAAGGTGAAAAGTTTGCCAACTTTGTCAGGGAAGTAACTGAGCAGGTAAGAAAACTCGGGCCAAGCCCGCTCAAACCAGAAGGGGTGAACTAA
- a CDS encoding CoB--CoM heterodisulfide reductase iron-sulfur subunit A family protein: protein MDEPRIGVFICECGVNIGGVIDCQAVADYAGTLPDVIRSSVNKYTCSDSGQSEIKQAIKDNNLNRVLVAACTPKTHEPIFRACVEEAGLNPYLFEFVNIREHCSWIHMQEKEAATGKACELVRMGVSRASKLEPLQSNEVPVTNTALVIGAGVAGMQSALDIAEMGYKVYLVEKNPSIGGKMAQLDKTFPTNDCSICILGPKMVEVARNKNIELMTYSEVEEVDGYVGNFKVKVRHKARYVDTNTCTGCGLCVQKCPVEVPNIEFNEGIGTRKAIYIPFPQAVPLRAVIDKSVCIDCGACSRACSSNSIIMEQEDTFSELDIGVIVVTAGFDVYDPEPTHDFGYGLYDNVITGMELERLINASGPTMGKVVRPSDVKPPKKVGFIQCVGSRDKKRNRYCSSFCCMYALKDAQLIREKYPDSEVYIMYMDMRTPFRNYEEFYDRARDMGIRFIRGKPGKVTENDDGGVKVRVEDTLTNDIINLDLDLLVLSVGAVSSESTERIRQILKVSRAADGFLMEAHPKLKPVDTTLDGIFIGGVSQGPKDIPYSVSQGSACAARASRYLAQGKAITEGITVEVNHDICVACGICVPMCPFQALSIEEGKLNIIKALCKGCGTCAVACPTGALQQNHFRNDQLLAQVKNVFTFEE, encoded by the coding sequence ATGGATGAACCAAGAATTGGTGTATTCATCTGTGAATGCGGAGTAAATATAGGAGGTGTCATTGACTGCCAGGCAGTGGCAGATTATGCAGGCACACTTCCTGATGTAATACGCTCTTCGGTTAACAAATACACCTGCAGCGACTCCGGCCAGTCCGAGATCAAGCAGGCAATTAAGGACAATAATCTCAACCGTGTGCTTGTTGCAGCATGTACACCTAAGACCCACGAACCGATATTCAGGGCCTGCGTGGAAGAAGCAGGACTTAATCCTTATCTTTTTGAGTTCGTAAATATCAGGGAACACTGCAGCTGGATACACATGCAGGAAAAGGAAGCTGCAACTGGGAAAGCATGCGAACTTGTACGCATGGGAGTTTCCAGAGCTTCAAAACTTGAACCATTGCAGTCCAATGAGGTTCCGGTAACAAACACAGCACTGGTCATCGGTGCCGGTGTTGCAGGTATGCAGTCTGCCCTTGACATCGCAGAAATGGGTTACAAGGTCTATCTTGTTGAAAAGAATCCATCAATCGGTGGAAAGATGGCACAGCTTGACAAGACCTTCCCGACCAACGACTGCAGTATCTGTATCCTTGGTCCGAAGATGGTAGAGGTTGCAAGAAACAAGAATATCGAGCTTATGACCTACTCCGAAGTAGAAGAAGTGGACGGTTATGTTGGAAACTTCAAGGTAAAGGTCAGACACAAAGCACGCTATGTTGACACTAATACATGTACAGGCTGTGGACTCTGTGTCCAGAAATGTCCTGTCGAAGTTCCGAATATAGAGTTCAACGAAGGAATCGGTACCCGCAAAGCGATCTATATCCCGTTCCCGCAGGCAGTTCCTCTCAGAGCTGTTATTGATAAGTCTGTTTGCATCGACTGTGGCGCCTGTTCCAGAGCATGCAGCAGTAATTCTATTATAATGGAACAGGAAGACACCTTCTCTGAACTTGATATTGGAGTCATAGTTGTCACAGCAGGTTTTGATGTTTATGACCCTGAGCCAACCCATGATTTCGGCTATGGACTTTATGATAATGTAATTACAGGCATGGAACTCGAACGCCTGATAAATGCCAGCGGACCTACAATGGGTAAGGTTGTCAGGCCAAGTGATGTAAAACCACCGAAGAAGGTAGGTTTTATCCAGTGTGTAGGAAGCAGGGACAAGAAACGTAACAGATATTGTTCCAGTTTCTGCTGTATGTATGCCCTCAAGGATGCCCAGCTTATCAGGGAGAAATACCCGGATTCTGAAGTTTATATCATGTACATGGACATGAGAACTCCGTTCAGGAACTACGAGGAATTCTACGACAGGGCAAGAGACATGGGAATCCGCTTCATCAGGGGTAAACCTGGAAAAGTCACAGAGAATGATGATGGTGGTGTGAAAGTCCGTGTTGAGGACACGCTTACCAACGATATCATCAACCTTGATCTTGATTTGCTGGTTCTCAGTGTCGGTGCTGTTTCAAGTGAAAGTACTGAACGCATCAGGCAGATCCTTAAAGTCAGCAGGGCAGCTGATGGTTTTCTGATGGAAGCACATCCAAAGCTCAAGCCTGTTGACACCACACTGGATGGCATTTTCATAGGCGGTGTCAGTCAGGGACCAAAGGACATCCCGTATTCAGTTTCACAGGGAAGTGCATGTGCAGCCCGTGCATCACGTTATCTGGCGCAGGGTAAGGCAATCACTGAAGGAATCACCGTTGAAGTGAATCATGACATCTGTGTTGCTTGTGGTATTTGTGTGCCAATGTGTCCTTTCCAGGCTCTTTCGATCGAGGAGGGAAAACTGAATATTATCAAGGCACTCTGCAAAGGCTGTGGAACATGTGCAGTAGCCTGTCCAACCGGTGCATTGCAGCAGAACCATTTCAGGAATGACCAGCTGCTGGCACAGGTAAAGAATGTATTCACTTTCGAGGAGTAA
- the hdrB gene encoding CoB--CoM heterodisulfide reductase subunit B, giving the protein MSNLSLFLGCVAPNRYPGIEAATKKTFSKLGIELDDLEGASCCPAPGVFRSFDKTTWLTLASRNIALSEEMDDDLLTICNGCYSTLKEAETELKKDSGLKKEVNEKLFETGHEFRGKHDVRHIIEYLYQDIGVDGIREMVSNPLDLRVAVHYGCHLVQPLKENDSELVTDHITFFDELVEATGARSVEYEDKMMCCGAGGGARAAVQDATLRITEKKLQNMTEAQVDCIVNACPFCHLQFDTGQQDINKNSCTNYEIPVLHYTQLLGLAMGFSSEELGINLNSTDTAVFIQRIKEGFVTA; this is encoded by the coding sequence ATGAGCAATCTGTCCCTTTTCCTTGGTTGTGTGGCACCTAACCGCTATCCTGGTATTGAGGCTGCTACAAAAAAGACCTTTTCAAAGCTTGGTATAGAGCTTGACGACCTTGAAGGCGCATCATGTTGTCCGGCTCCTGGAGTGTTCAGGTCTTTTGACAAAACAACCTGGCTGACACTTGCTTCCAGAAACATTGCTCTCTCCGAGGAAATGGACGACGATCTGCTCACAATATGTAACGGATGTTACAGCACACTGAAAGAAGCTGAAACTGAACTGAAAAAAGATTCCGGACTGAAAAAGGAAGTCAATGAAAAGCTCTTTGAAACCGGTCATGAGTTTAGGGGCAAGCACGATGTCCGCCATATAATAGAGTATCTCTATCAGGACATTGGTGTTGACGGTATCAGGGAAATGGTTTCCAATCCACTGGACCTCAGGGTTGCAGTTCACTACGGATGCCATCTTGTACAACCTTTGAAGGAAAACGATTCCGAACTTGTCACCGATCACATCACATTCTTCGATGAACTCGTGGAGGCCACAGGCGCCAGGAGTGTTGAGTACGAAGATAAGATGATGTGTTGCGGAGCCGGTGGGGGAGCAAGGGCTGCAGTTCAGGATGCAACTCTCAGGATAACTGAGAAAAAGCTCCAGAATATGACCGAAGCACAGGTGGACTGCATTGTCAATGCATGTCCGTTCTGCCATCTCCAGTTCGATACAGGACAGCAGGACATCAATAAGAATTCCTGCACAAATTATGAGATCCCGGTACTACACTACACACAGCTTCTGGGACTTGCAATGGGTTTTTCATCTGAAGAACTCGGAATTAACCTTAACAGCACAGACACTGCTGTGTTCATTCAAAGGATAAAGGAAGGCTTTGTCACGGCCTGA